A section of the Phacochoerus africanus isolate WHEZ1 chromosome 4, ROS_Pafr_v1, whole genome shotgun sequence genome encodes:
- the LOC125124416 gene encoding macrophage-expressed gene 1 protein-like yields the protein MALFLAPLLVFLLAAHSGMGEQGVHGFQGCKQMLNVSVLGALPGAGWDNLRNVELELVLKRDYSQCLSSEDGEYLIPDQMSVVPRRESVVESRAELIDNWVNYTDIWATSINAEVSFLSKINGKFSTDCQKVKKYNLEHKTVTVRVQIRHHIYSVKADESPDFHPAFLQHLLTLSEYLENNQTHEAEYLADMIVFRFGTHVLTDVEAGATLVQEDQVRRELVEGITQNKINITLAASALFFKKVNFAAEVSWQKQNQLLQDYVRGTVASKIHSHGGVPFYPGITLQKWQESIGNRLVAIGRSGLPLPELLLPESLPQLPAPAVRRLAAAVQNAIKRYYAVNTHPGCLKLGEPGFDPQANVDDGSCKSSHRANFRFGGVFQECQVVSGKDAKDLCQPYRISNPLTGKASCPANYTASALSSQLKTWSEVRPECKKQCNRCWLFFQCCHTVCSNREYRKAVRLNASWCWASGASRPTTAGFLFGGLYSPGHPNPLTRAQTCPSSYYPLTLFGELKVCVSSDSELGAAPAVPFGGFFSCQVGNPLAGLLKNQSPGLLKEVFYQESSTKYPMKCPAGYSQHQAYLFNGCQVLYCLPAGTLLSQQLAAVRLPPFIPRPLLLNRTRAVSSSVAVDSSGQQIWVRLQGSNHWQQTSVRDLSLSTKFSSQPSSGSSFGTIFGSWMAAMVAVAALALGVSYGFRYYKKRGCRRPQEGIFTEGQKDYGATEATTEPHSV from the coding sequence ATGGCCCTGTTCCTTGCGCCCCTGCTGGTTTTCCTCTTGGCCGCACACAGTGGCATGGGCGAACAGGGAGTGCACGGCTTCCAAGGCTGCAAGCAGATGTTGAATGTGTCAGTGCTGGGCGCCCTGCCAGGAGCTGGCTGGGACAACCTGCGCAACGTGGAGCTGGAGCTGGTGCTGAAGCGAGACTATTCGCAATGCCTCAGCTCCGAGGACGGCGAGTACCTCATCCCCGACCAGATGAGTGTGGTGCCGCGGCGGGAGAGTGTCGTGGAGTCCCGCGCAGAACTCATTGACAACTGGGTCAACTACACCGACATCTGGGCTACCTCCATCAACGCGGAGGTCTCCTTCCTCTCCAAAATCAATGGGAAGTTCTCCACGGACTGCCAGAAGGTCAAGAAGTACAACCTGGAGCACAAGACGGTCACAGTACGGGTGCAGATCCGCCACCACATCTACTCTGTGAAGGCCGACGAGAGTCCCGACTTCCACCCCGCCTTTCTGCAGCATCTGCTGACCCTCAGCGAATACCTGGAGAACAACCAGACCCACGAGGCCGAGTACCTGGCGGATATGATAGTGTTCAGGTTCGGTACGCACGTCCTCACTGATGTGGAAGCCGGAGCTACCTTGGTGCAGGAGGACCAGGTGAGGAGGGAGCTGGTGGAGGGGATAACCCAAAACAAGATCAACATCACCCTTGCTGCCTCGGCCTTGTTTTTCAAAAAGGTCAACTTTGCAGCAGAAGTCTCCTGGCAGAAGCAGAACCAGCTCCTGCAGGACTATGTGCGGGGCACGGTGGCCTCCAAGATTCACAGCCACGGCGGCGTGCCCTTCTACCCCGGCATTACCCTGCAGAAATGGCAGGAGAGCATTGGCAACCGGCTGGTGGCCATCGGCAGATCGGGCCTGCCTCTGCCGGAGCTGCTCCTGCCTGAATCGCTGCCCCAACTCCCGGCGCCCGCCGTGCGACGCCTGGCGGCCGCCGTGCAAAACGCCATCAAGCGCTACTACGCGGTCAACACGCATCCGGGATGCTTGAAGCTCGGGGAGCCCGGCTTTGACCCCCAGGCCAATGTAGACGACGGCTCGTGCAAAAGCAGCCACCGTGCCAATTTCCGCTTCGGCGGCGTCTTCCAGGAGTGCCAGGTGGTGTCCGGGAAGGATGCCAAGGACCTCTGCCAGCCCTATCGCATCTCAAACCCGCTCACCGGCAAAGCCTCTTGCCCGGCCAATTACACAGCCAGCGCCCTGAGCAGCCAGCTGAAGACGTGGAGCGAGGTCCGTCCTGAGTGCAAGAAGCAGTGCAACAGGTGCTGGCTCTTCTTCCAGTGCTGCCATACCGTGTGCTCCAACCGCGAGTATCGCAAGGCGGTGCGCCTGAATGCCTCGTGGTGCTGGGCCTCGGGGGCCTCCCGGCCCACCACTGCCGGCTTCCTCTTTGGGGGCCTCTATAGCCCTGGCCACCCAAACCCCCTCACCAGAGCCCAGACCTGTCCTTCCTCCTACTACCCACTGACCCTCTTTGGTGAACTCAAGGTATGTGTCAGCAGCGACTCGGAGCTGGGCGCTGCCCCGGCAGTCCCATTTGGGGGGTTCTTCAGCTGCCAGGTGGGCAACCCCTTGGCCGGCCTTCTGAAGAATCAGAGTCCCGGGCTCCTGAAGGAGGTGTTCTACCAAGAAAGCTCTACGAAGTACCCCATGAAATGCCCAGCAGGGTACAGCCAACACCAGGCTTACCTCTTCAATGGCTGCCAAGTCCTCTACTGCCTCCCGGCTGGGACCCTCTTAAGCCAGCAGCTGGCAGCTGTGCGCTTGCCACCCTTCATTCCCCGCCCCCTCCTGCTCAACAGAACCAGGGCCGTCTCGTCTTCTGTCGCAGTTGACTCCAGTGGTCAGCAGATTTGGGTGAGGCTGCAAGGCTCTAACCATTGGCAGCAGACCAGTGTCAGAGACCTGTCCCTGTCAACCAAATTCTCAAGCCAGCCTAGCTCGGGGTCCAGCTTTGGGACCATTTTTGGCTCCTGGATGGCCGCCATGGTGGCTGTGGCGGCTCTTGCCCTGGGGGTAAGCTATGGTTTCAGGTACTACAAGAAAAGGGGCTGCAGGAGACCACAGGAGGGCATCTTCACAGAGGGACAGAAGGACTATGGGGCCACAGAAGCCACCACAGAGCCCCACTCGGTTTGA
- the LOC125123966 gene encoding glutaredoxin-1-like has protein sequence MAQAFVNSRIQPGKVAVFIEPTCPYCRRTQKLLSQLPFKEGLLEFVDITATSDTNKIQVYLHHLMGARTALWVFMGEECIGGCTDLVSMHERGELLTHLKQIGALK, from the coding sequence ATGGCTCAAGCATTTGTGAACAGCAGAATCCAGCCTGGGAAGGTGGCAGTGTTCATCGAGCCCACCTGCCCCTACTGCAGAAGGACCCAGAAGCTCCTCAGCCAATTGCCCTTCAAAGAAGGGCTTCTAGAATTTGTTGATATCACTGCCACCAGTGACACCAACAAGATTCAAGTTTATCTGCATCATCTCATGGGAGCCAGAACAGCACTTTGGGTCTTTATGGGTGAAGAATGTATAGGTGGATGCACCGATCTTGTAAGCATGCATGAGAGAGGGGAGCTGTTGACTCACCTGAAGCAAATTGGAGCtttgaaataa
- the CNTF gene encoding ciliary neurotrophic factor encodes MAFAEHSPLTPHRRDLCSRSIWLARKIRSDLTALMEAYVKHQGLNENINLDSVDGVPMASTDRWSELTEAERLQENLRAYRTFHVMLAGLLEDQRVHFTPAEDDFHQAIHTIVLQVAAFAYQLEELMVLLEHKVPPSEADGTPLSVGGGGLFEKKLWGLKVLQELSQWTVRSIRDLRVISSHQAGVPAHGSHHIAKDKKM; translated from the exons ATGGCTTTCGCAGAGCATTCACCGCTGACCCCTCACCGCCGGGACCTCTGTAGCCGCTCTATCTGGCTAGCAAGGAAGATTCGTTCAGACCTGACTGCTCTTATGGAAGCTTAT GTGAAGCATCAAGGTCTGAACGAGAACATCAACCTGGACTCTGTGGATGGTGTGCCAATGGCAAGCACTGATCGATGGAGTGAGCTGACGGAGGCAGAGCGACTCCAAGAGAACCTCCGAGCTTACCGTACCTTCCACGTTATGTTGGCCGGGCTGTTAGAAGACCAGCGGGTACATTTTACTCCAGCTGAAGATGACTTCCATCAAGCAATACATACCATTGTCCTCCAAGTCGCTGCCTTTGCTTACCAGCTGGAAGAATTAATGGTGCTCCTGGAGCACAAGGTCCCCCCCAGTGAGGCTGATGGTACGCCCCTCAGCGTTGGAGGTGGTGGTCTCTTTGAGAAGAAGCTGTGGGGCCTGAAGGTGCTGCAGGAGCTTTCGCAGTGGACAGTGAGGTCCATCCGTGACCTTCGAGTCATTTCCTCTCATCAGGCTGGGGTCCCAGCACACGGGAGCCATCATATCGCTAAGGACAAGAAAATGTAG